The following nucleotide sequence is from Hylaeus volcanicus isolate JK05 chromosome 3, UHH_iyHylVolc1.0_haploid, whole genome shotgun sequence.
AAAACTCGGGTTCCATTGGCTGGCGTTTCCGCGGAGGGTTGAATGGGACAAATGtaccttttttgtttttcacggGTATAAGCGCGAGGAGAGTAAACGAGTAAATTTAGATCTCGGTAAGTCGAGGCCGaagggaaatgaaaaataataattggacCGGATAGCTTGGCtggatataaatatatttaacatcaTTACAGTATCGACAAACTGCGTTACTAGGAAATATTGGCCCGGGAATTTCAGCCCCTCCTCGGTATAATTATTCGCGGGGTATTAATGGAATCGAATTTAAAAGGAATAGGAATATTACCGACTTCAAGGCGTTAAAGAGGAagcgtaaaaataaaaaaaaatatgaaagtcgAGGGTAAGAGCTCACCAAGGCTATAATGATGTTAAATATAGGAGTGAACGCCGAAGCTTTTAGTTTTCATTTACGAACGAACGTAGTACGATGGATGATTTTAGAGGTCTgcttttatttactgaatcgAATGATTGGATAGACGTGACTCCGAGAGCGACAGGAATGAATCTTGCATGGCTTTCGAATAGTTTACAGTTTCTTAAACGAACATAGTATAGATATTGATGGATGTATTTACCAAAATTTGTGGTTTCACTGTGCTTGGATGTACTGTATATTTATCAAGATCGTTGccattatcaatttttactgAAATAGGACCAAGGACCAACGAAATAAACTGTGTTATAACGTAAAGCAATCTAAAAGTTAGGAAACAGAAAGTAACAGCAGTAAATTGACGTTTAGACAATTAGAAGTTTTAGATTACGAGAGCAATAGAGTTGAGATAAATTCGAGTTGTAGATCCCAAGAGTAACATTCAGTTAAATTCCAGTTCTAGGTCCCAAGAGTCAAGATAACTTCTAATCTGTAGTTTGCAAGTGTCGAGTACGCGCATTTTCGAgtcaacttttctttttttcaatttttttttttttttttttttggaattatCGAAAGTTTGCAAGGGGAAATGAAAAGCTTCGATCTGCAGAGGCTTTCGATTCAAAGGGGTTATAGAGGTACGACTGTATTTTCAGTCGATTTTCGTCCCGGAAGCTAGGGCATCGTGGCGGCCacgatgaaaaaagaattcccTTTCGCACCCAGAGAATCTAACGCCTAATCGTGGGGATCGTCGTGTGCAGCCTGGCAGGCCCCGCGAAAGCCGCCAATTAATTAAGATAGCTCCTAGATACACGGTAGATCGATAGGGACTGGCCCTGATAAAGACGGGCGAGGGTTTCAGACTTCAGGGATGTTGCAGTGCTGTGGTGTTGGAGGTGGCGCTTCCACGGCACCTCAGGCTCCGCAGCTGCAGGATACCGGATCTGCTGTCGGGATTACCACCTCCACGAAAGCCACCATCATGCAGGACCCGGTTCTCGAATCCATACGCGAGGTGAGTCTCGCcgatctttttttcttttcttttttccttttttttttttctaaccaGTTCACCCTCGTTGTTTTCGAGCGATCGCTGAAACGGTTTCTTCCCCTTTAATCCCTTTAAAGGGTATAACGTTTCAGCGAACGATATCGATTACAACGGTCTCGTCTCTGGGAATTTTAACTTTCGTTATTTACGGTATATCCAGCCCATACCTTCGGTACGTTTTATGAATTTACCTGGGtaataaattcatgaattcgaggtgtatataaatttcataaataatcatgGATAAAAGTATTCGTCGAAACTTGTTAACAATTTCACGTCGATGAAGTAGATTGATATCGACTCGTCAATTACGAACAATTAGAGactagaattttgtttaccgtACTCGAATGAATCAGCTAGTCGGGGAGTATAAACGATTCGAATCGATTGGTTACAGAGCGGAATAAGATTAGCTCTTTAGAATCGACAAACTGAAATCACTTTTACTTCTAGCTGAATCGCTTACTTCTGAAAGTATTTAcctagaaatttgtttattcccGTTTCTATCGGCCCGCGCGTGTAATGGTTGCTCGTTTCGAGTAGCGAATGGTGTTTGATCGCGTCGCGGGACGGGAATGAAATCGAACCACCAGAGTATTACGTACAAAATTAATGTGCACGTAATAATGATGCATTGACGACCCGAGATTCGCGCTATTACGCCGCTCCTGGCCGACGATAAAGGCGTACATCGTCGAGATGTTCGTCAGCCGATAGATATTGATGCTCTAAGCGAATTTTGAACGCGGCACTAGCGGcgttcgttttaattaaaaagatcgTAACCTGCAGGGACGTTTTCGTTAACCCTTCGTAAATTTCTCAACACTTACTCGATTCGGTTTTTTGAGCAGAAATTTGTGAATAGGTGAAAGCAATGGGtgagaataatttaaactagTCCAGAGAGTATAAAGGTCAGGCGCGTTCGTTGAATAGGGCTTGATTCTTCGTCGAAATAAATCGGGTACTTGACGTTAACGTCGGACAGCATCTGTTAGGGTTCGCGTAGACAAGGTTCGATCCCGCGGATACCTACGTACCTTCGGGTCATGCGGAATACAAAGCCACCTTTTATTATTAGTAACGTCGAGCGGATGATTTTCATCGTTCTCGCAACCAGGCTCCAGGGTTATTAAAGGTGGTCATGCCACCGACACATTAAACCGAACTCGTGCATTTCGGAGCACTTCGACGAGtaataatatcaatgaaaaatctatACTAGTGCGAAGgtaaatatcgattgaaacgtCTACgttacggaaaacaaaagacagtaaagacataaaataaatagtattccacggggtggggtgggggtgggggggagaaggaggaggaggggcGCAGCTAGTACTTTATCTCCGACGAGACCACGAAGCTATGTTTTTATTCCAGCAAATGCGTGAAACGGAAGCTCGAAAGGCGGATTTGGAGAGACAGCATGCAGAGGCACAGAACCAGCTACGCGAAAAGATAGCAGGACGCTATCAAGGTCCCGAGTCGGTCGAGGCACTACAATCGAAGATAAGAGAACTTGAAAAGAAAACGGAGCTACAAATAGTCAGACACGAGGAATTGTCCTTGGAGCTAACGAGTCTGAGACGTGCTCGAAGCAGAGGGCCGATGGTAGGTCATCACTCGGCGGTTCCGACTACTTGGCCACCGGCTGGTACCGAACTCGATAGAATAATAGCGGAGATGGAACAAGATAATAGGTGTGTGCTCCTTGACATCGTACTCCACTAACCTCTCGAGCCCTTGacgcgtgttttaatattttacgcgAACACGGACGATCGATCGTCGTCGAGCCTCGATTAACTTTACTTAATTTTCGCTAACCTGCAGCGCTAGTAGGATGTTGCACGATTTGGACCATTCCCGGAGCACCATCACCACGCAACAACCCTCGGTTTCGCAGGGCATTCTGCGATCCAGCTCGGAAAATCTTCCTAATCTTGGCCAGCATCAGCACCCGCCCCATCCGCATGCTTTGAGCTTGGGAATGTCATCGCAGTTGGGCCACGTACGTAAAACACACTTGTTTCTGTCCCGTTCGGGAAGAAATACACAAGAAATACTTTTCAAGAAATACACAAAGTCACTGGTAGCCATTGGTAACGTCATTTCGGAGTGATTCGTTTCTCTCTAATTCGCTGCGTATTCGAAGCAAATGTCAACATACGCGTGTATTGGGACTCGATTCGACCGCGACTGTTAGAAATTCGGAACGAGAAGCTACGCCGCTCACGAACCGGGCTACAAAAACGTTTCAAGGGACGGGGCAGGTCGCGGAACGTAAACACCGCCGAACGACGCAAACGAATCGCAAAATCCGTTAGCCTTACgtatgaaattaaacatatcgaaagacATTGTTAATGGGGGCATCTCTGATTTGCGGCCTTAAAAATTAGATATGGTACCTTtggaataaattagaaaatataaaatcaaatataacaaatataaagaTTGAAAACTACTGCGACAGAAATTATATACCGTTTGGTATACATGCGAGAAcgatttctaatttatttcaaaagttcGAAATAAGTTGAAAGCATACCGAAACGAAGAATTGAAAACAGTACGCAGGTTCACCGATGCCCCTGACGCCAATGATGCCCGGATGTCCGCCGTTGACGCCGAACGGGCCTCCGTATCACTATAGCGAACCAATTCCGCCAGCCCCGTCGCTCTCCACCAGTCAATCGCAGCCCGTTTTCCAACAAAAGATGCAGTCGTATCAGCAATCCCAGCAAACTCACACCGATTTGCCAAGTTCCCATTCTCAGAGTGCTCTGCCGACGCAGCAGAAGCAACAACAAGCGCACACCCATTTCGCGAGTAATCAGTACCAGGAGAGTTATCCGCATACGCAAACCTATCAGCAGCCGCtccagcagcaacaacaacagcagcagcagcatcCGGCCTCTACAACGTACCTGACGTCGTCGAGTCAAAGCGTAATACCTCATTACACGCAGCCCACTCAGACCGCCCAAACTTATCAGCTCAACGGAAGTCAGCAggtacgaataaaatttccctaccggggggcgggggggggggggaggaggaggaggaagggAGTGGTATCAAAAAGTTATTACACCGACTGTAAAATAGCAGACCAATCTGCAATTAAACCGGTCTAGTGCATTCTACACGAACCCTTTGGATGCTGGTTCGTGTTCTGAAAGCGTTGGAACATCTGGAAGGCATTCCCGAATCTTCCAGTCAGTCGTTCCTAAAAGTACACGAAATGAAATcttgatatttatttcaagtagGGACTATCTGAAAACTTTTTGATACTCCCGCCTATATTCATAAGGAAAACAATTAGATTTCGTTGAAGATCTACACCGACCATTATTAATTTCcgtaacatatttattttctcgtcgACGAGGTACGATAAATAACGGTTTAGGCCTGTCTAATCGTCTTCCTTAtacgtatttgtatttttcaaggATCGTTATTAATACCGACGTTTTGttgttttcttgaaaaatgaacaCGACGTGTGCGCAGGCAACGACTTATCCAAGCTTATCGATAACATCCCACCCAAACGGAACCTACAGCACAGGGGCGAGTACCTTCAACACCCAGTTGTCGCATCACAATTTCTCGGTTCCACAGACGAGCATTCCGCAAACCACGTTGTCGTCCCTGCCGCCCTACTCGACGAGCTCCTTCCATTCCACCCTGGGCGCGCTCACCAGCGTGCCCCAAACCGTTCTTCCCTACTCGAGTGTACAGAGCACCTTTGCCACTAGCGGATCGACTTACTCTACCGTCGGGACCAATGCTTTTGGCACGTCTGGCGTCAACTCAGGTACGAGTAAACCACTAATGGTAGCCGTCCTTCGAGAATCCTCCGGATTCAGCTGATACGATTCATTCAAATCTGAAACTGAACGTAACGGTCAGAGTTATTGCCATAAACATTTCTCGAGTATTACAAACGAAAGATTCGTTACGAATGCAaaacttttacaaaagtttTCGATTATACTTTCGAACGTGACCATCTCGAAACGTTTACCTCGAGCGTACGATTATCGAAACGGTTATCCTAACGCGTTCCGATCGCAGTCGCTAAACCCGCGACAAGGAAACTATCTCCCGTTTCAGGTACCACTTCGACAGGCTTGCTGCAAGCGATAAGCGATCCCCTCCAAGCGATGCAGCAACTTTCTGCCCAGTCCCAAGCCAACCAGCTTCAGCAGCAGGCGATCATTCAGCAGATTCAGCAAAGTTTGCGCGCCAGTTCGCCAACCGCGACCACGACGGGCCACCACTATCTCGGCCCGCGACAAATGCCAAAGATACCCAGCAGTATACTATCGAATCCCTTGGATCGACTGACCAATGACAATACCGTAATCGAGGGCCAAGTGGACATGCTGGATATACCCGGCAAGGGCAGGTGTTACGTTTACATAGCTCGTTTCACTTACGAGCCGTTCCAGCACTCGCCCAACGAGAATCCGGAAGCGGAACTGCCCGTCCAAGGTGGTGATTACCTTCTCGTTTGGGGACAACCGGACACCGACGGTTACCTCGACGCGGAATCGTTCGATGGCAGACGAGGCCTCGTCCCGGCTAATTTCGTCCAGAAATTAGTCGGCGACGATCTGCTGGAGTTCCATCAAGCCGTGCTGGGTCTCAGAGACGTCGACGATTCCGCATCCACCAATATCCCCCAAGTGAGCAATGTGAGCAACGACCCTACGACACGTACACTTTGTTTATCTCTACCTACACGCAGCCTCGCGTCCAGGATAGGTTCCCCTCCAATTGCTTGCAATGCTACGTGCTCGATTCGACTTATTTACTCTTTCCTCGACGAGCGTTCGCGTCAACCAACGTTCTGATTCGGCTCTCTTTCCCCAGTGCTTCCTGCAGGATTTCGATCTCGAGTTGGCAGCTCTGGAGGAAGGCAACAGAAATCGACAGGCCGAGCTGTCGGCGTACGCGGAACTGGAGAACATAGCCGAGGAAGACGAACAGGAACCACCAGGTTAGTAGACCTTCGTACTAACGCAAGTCCTGACTTTCGCTGCGGAGCATGTACGTTTAGACGTATGGTAGACACGTAATTACGAATGTACGAATCGTcaagtacgaatatttcattcgtttttGATCCAGCTAAATCTATTATAGAACGTAGAGCGTTAGATAGAATCTGTTCGCTGAGCTTCAAACGTCACGTATTTAGAACGCTAGAGGATCGTAGGCAAGGTATCGATGTTTGCTCGATTTTTTCAAGGGAATAGTTTTCATCGTCGAGTAGAATTTTGTTGGAAGCATAGCCACGCGTGTGAATATTTCTCATCGTCGTTATCGTGAAACGAGAACGCAgacattttcttatttaagtACGTAGTGTATGTTCGAAGTTAattcagacctaacccagacctacgCATCGAATTAGGCTTGGGTTAGATCCGCGCTGATATCGATATGTCGTTTGACCCCCGACGAGTATCTTATCCGAAGGGCACGGCTTACACCCGGAAGCCTCAATCGGTATCGATTCGGTCTGTCAGTCGGCGGTTGATCTACCGCTAGATGTATGGATTAATTTAGCGTAGGACGTAATTGTAGCGTCTGGTTCCATCGTTCCAACGCACCCCCCTTTCAGCTATTTCGAGTCCGTCGAGTAGTTCTCTGCGGTTACGCAAAATGTGGCATACCGTGGTTGCGCGTCTAACGATTTCTCGTTAGTTACGCTCGTTCGACGAGACAATCACGATGCTTGGGACCGAGTGTCTGCGAAGTATCGGCTTTTCTTCCTGTTTAGTTGACCTTCGATTGTGCGACGTTCGAAGGTAGGGGTGGTCTTGAACGCATGTTTGCTTGTTTTGATGGCACTAACGCGAAAAGATCCGTTCGGTTTCGTTGGGGCGAGAAGAGAGTGTCGCAATCGGAGGCAGATCTCGAACGGAGTCTTGCACTGTGTTGAGTATTGGATGGATTTAGGCTGGCTTAGCGAAACTAGATAGCGAAAGATTTTTAGTTACAGCTAGGCTTGTCTTGTCTTTTTTCCCTGAAGAAGTCTACCTGTTTTCGGACCTAGTTCCGGCGCCGCAGCATCTCACTCTCGAACGGCAGCTGAACAAGAGCGTCCTAATCGGCTGGACGCCGCCCGAAAATACGCACCAGCTCGAGTCCTATCACGTCTACGTGGATGGGGTGTTGAAGGTTACCGTGAAAGCGACCGAGAGAACTAGAGCGTTGGTCGAGGGAGTCGATTCCACAAGGGTTCGTAAAACAATTCTTGCTTAACAAATTAATCTCCCTCGCTGAACATTCGCGTGAAGCGTTCCGAACGGGAAGCTCCTTTCTTAAGCGTTGCGTCGATTCTAccgtcctttttttttattttctttttattaccgTGCTGGAGAggaaaatttttgaaagtgCCGAATTCCTACCAGCTGAAAACTCCTCCACCCCCCACCCCTGGACGGAGGGTGTCACTATCTCGATGGTGATACATCACCCAGCTTCCTTTCGATCTGGAACTTGAAATGCTGCGAGAAAGGAGCTTTCCATCAAAGTGTTTACGTGATATACTTCGTTTGcttgaaaagtaaataatcAGGGAGCTAAGtgcgatattattttttttctttttgaacaCCTAATTGCGAGTTTCTTTGTACCGTGCCctaaattaaaacaaagaaCACGCCTCGTTACTCGATTTCGTTTGATGGACACGATGCAGCCGCACAGAATAAGCGTACGTTCGGTGACACACTCGAGACGAACGTCCCGCGACGCCGCTTGTACGATGGTGATCGGTAAAGACGTCGCCCTGGGTCCAACCGCCGTCAAGGCGTCGAACGTAACCGCCACCAGCGCTGTCATATCGTGGCTGCCGAGCAACAGCAATCACCAGCACGTCGTTTGCGTGAACAACGTCGAGGTCAGAACGGTGAAGCCTGGCGTGTACAGGCACACCATCACCGGCTTAGCGCCCTCGACGATCTACAGGGTGACAGTGAAGGCGAAGAATCTGAGAGCGACGCACTTCGAGGACCAAAATACTCAAGCGGCGAACAATTCAGCTTGTCACGTCCACTTCAAAACGTTACCCAAGGGACTACCCGATCCTCCGGTCGATATCCAGGTTAATAGCTCATCCTATTCCGGTGTCCACGAGGGCGGTTCGAATATAAACTCGCAATCGTCTCGAACACCGAGATAATACACGTTTGTATTGGACTATGTAAATATAGAAGATCGTCCGTGGTTCGATTCGATATTTAACGAGCCACGCCTACAGGTATAGAGAAACGATAGATTTTAACGCGACAgtagttgaataaaattagaaaaattgtacatatacgAGCCACCCTCGTAATTGCACACGGCATGCGGTATATAGCACGGCACGGTGTAGTTTCGTGGACGTCGAGATAGCGATATTTTCATCGTGCTGTTATACTTTCCTCGCAGGTGGAGGCTGGACCGCAGGACGGCACTTTGCTAGTGACCTGGCAGCCTGTTGCCCTAAACGGTTCGGCCGTCACCGGTTACGCGGTGTACGCCGATGGGAAAAAAGTCACCGACGTAGACAGCCCAACCGGTGACCATGCTCTGGTCGACATCCACAAACTGATGGGTTTGAATCCGAAGCATATCACGGTCAGAACCAAGAGCAGGGAGAGCCAGTCGGGGGACAGTTGCGCCACCGCCATTCCTTGCAGCGTTCTGCGCGGCGGACCCGCGGCCCACTTGCAGCACGGGTCCGTGCACATGCAAGATCAAGGACAACAGCAGCAGCCAGGCGTGGGACAGCCCGACGATCCTAACAGGATGCGGATGGCAGGCGTGAGCCAGAGATACCCGACGATCCCTGTGCCCTCTCACATGAGGAGACACGCTAGCACTCGGGTCGATGCTCACGGTCAAGTCATCATCGAAACCGACGAGAACTTGTCCGATAAAGAAATCTATCCTGGACAGAGCATGTCCCAGATGGGTAAGAGTCCTTCTTGTAATTCGGAACGGTTCGTTCGCTACTAtaattcgattcgaaacaCGCCATTCGCCGATATTAAAGCGGCGTAACGGCAATCATCCTCTGAAACGGTCGCGCGGACCTTTTGAAACCTTTGCACGCGTTGCTACTGTCGCCTAGGAGTTCCAGAAATCACCAAGGACTCGGCGAGCGAAGCGAACTACAGCGAGGAGGACGATCCGTCGCGCAGGAGAGGCGCGCCCCTTCACCACGGCGGTCATCCGAGGTACGGGCCCCAAATGGGACAACAGGGACTCCCAGGCACGCACAGATCCGGAAGGATCACGGGACCTGGCGGCAGGCCTCAGGATCCCTACTACGAGCAACCAGGTACGAGCGAAACGCTTATGGAAGCGAGAGTCTAATTCGTCGTGGACCGGTCGGAGACTTTGGTATATTATTGGGTTGGTGCATAATTATCAGCcgcgttttatttaaaaaaagaacaaaaattcaacagaAACATGTTTAACTGTTTATTCTGCAGCGTATTCGCCATCTACTTCGATAACTGCTTCTTtcttcgtaataaaattaaaaaaaaaaaaaaaaacaacggcGAATAATTATGCTCCAACCCAATATTATCTGTTCTgtaaaaaagaggaaaagaataTGAACACCAAACCTACTTCTACCATGATCGATCAAATGACTGGCCttgaagaaacttttttcgaTCGAatgcaaagatattttacgCGAAACTAAATTGAACAATGCACGAAACGTATTGTGTATGAGAACTacacacaaaagtttgaaaaggaTATTTGCCCCGTCGCGGTAGGTTTAGcgtgaaattattcaaatcttAACCCGCGGGAGAACGTCTCTGACCGAACGATGTATTTGGCTCTCGTTCGATCGAGCTCGAGTAGTTGATCGATTATAATTTACGACGCGTAAGCTTTGCCGCGTTTCTCTATTTTGTGTTGTGCGTGTGGTTCCTTTTTTCACGCAGGAAACCAAAGAGGCAGAGGTCCCGGGTATCGCGGCGGACGTGGAATGCAAGCTCAAGGTGGTGCTGGTCATCCGTCGAGCAGCGCCCAGCAAATGAACAAGAGGACACGGTGGTTCATGGCCCTGTTCAATTACGATCCCAAGATCATGTCGCCGAATCCGGGCGCCTGCGAAGAGGAACTGCCCTTCTCCGAGGGCGACATCATCAAGGTCTTGTTTACTGTCCTTTCGAGTAACTCGTGCCTAACGTGCTTGTAACTTGTTGCTCGGTTCGCTAGGTGTACGGCGAGAAAGACGCGGACGGATTTTATTGGGGAGAGTGCCGCGGCAGGCGGGGTTACGTGCCATTCAACATGGTAGAAGAGATCAAGGATCCTAATCAACCGGGACAGGGTCAGCCAGATAGGAGAGGTAGATGGGGAGACATTTACGCTAGCATGCCGCTGAAGAAGATGATAGCCCTCTACGACTACGATCCGAACAAATTGTCGCCCAACGTTGATTCCGTAAGATCattgcaatttgttaaaaaaaaaaaagaaacgtccCGCGTTCTCGCTCTGCCGTATACGTCCGTGATCGGGTGTCCTTGTTCCCGTAGCAAGTGGAGCTGGCGTTCCAAACCGGAAACGAGATTTACGTGTACGGCGACCTGGACGACGACGGATTCTATATGGGTGAACTGAACGGTGTACGTGGTTTAGTACCGAGCAACTTCCTGACCGAAGCGCCCGATCAGCCAGCGCAAGGACAACTTCCACCGGGTAGCAGAAGGCCGCCCAGTCAGAGCCAAGGACCTGGGGCGAGGGGACCGCCACCTCCGCCACGGGAACCTCCACCTCCCGGTCATCGACGAGGCAAAGGTAAAACTATAAAGACCGATTGCCGTTCGATATTCTCCTCTTTACCGATTTACGATACCGCCGCAAAGAATAGCTCCTCAAGCCACGTAAAAAGATCGTCTAAAGCCAAAGCTTCCGTAGCTGCATCCTCGGCGAAGCTAATAGAAGGGAAGCGGCAAAATTTAAGATGACAGAGCATAACGATAAGGAGCATAAGAATAACGAGCAGGATCGATAACGAGAAGGATGCAGGTTTCCTACGAAGAATGCGTTTATCAGTGAGATCAATTACAACGGAGAACGCGAGGATACTTCGCGTAGGTTTTCGCTTAAGAGGGGGCTGGTAAAGCTGGCTCGAGGGGTTTCAAGTGAATTCACACTGGCGCTGTTTATTCTGGCCGAACGACAACTGCCGAGTATCGATAGCGGTTTCTCTATGAAAAGGTGCGAGGAAAGGGATAGAACGGAACTAGGACTGGAAATAACAACCAGACGTCAGTGTGAATGAAACTGTACATGCGGCAAGCAACACAAGACACGAAATTAGATGTGCCAGACGACAGGCAGAAGGGTCACACAAGTACTTATGGTTGGGCGAATAAATCTAGCAATCCACCGATCGGTAATACGATCGAGTCCAAGTGTTGGCTCGTTTAGAAGCGCACGATTCTTGCCACGATTAATCGAGAGATCGCAATACTGTTAAGCAACTGTGCGACTATTTCTAGAATGGCATTCGTGTAAGCGCACCCGGTGCTTTTGCCTTCGGGGAATTACTTTCGAGTGGTCTCCCTCTAACGACAAGCTTCTAGGAACACGTTCGAAATTGCCACGATATAGAGTCGAGTAACCGGAATTGAACGGTACAAGCGATTTTCGTGTTTGGaatcttcttcctttttttctctttttttttttttgtttgtttgtttgtttaggAACACGTCTTTCGGCATACGCAAAGCGATTTCTATCTATCTGTCTGTCTACCTATCTATTCTCTCTGTGTctctacatatataatatatacatattttatatatgtcgCGTACACACttataaaatatctatatatctatatatatatatatatctatatatatctatatatatacatatatataatatacaaattaaaacacTAAGCTGCTTTCAGTGTTTCTGTtaagtatacatacatacatacatacatatatgtgtatatacatatatatgtattatattcatACCTTTTCTTTCCGAGCACTTTTCGGCTCTGTTACTTTTCTACGTGCCTATCTTTTTTCCTCTGTCTATTATATATACGTGTTATATTTACgctatatacgtatacatatatagcgTGTTATTCTATAACGACATAATCTGTTTCTGTGTGCCTGAACTGGTCGATGGTCGTCGTGTCACATGATTGTCGTTCGTGTCGTGTTGTCAAGCTGGCCATTTAaacgttcaaataaatatgaaatctCATAATCTTTCGACGATTCGTTCAAGACTATCGGTACGATGTTCTATCATATTTCGTGTCTTGATGCGTGTAAAGTcacgggaaaaaaaaaatttaactgtTTCCGCGCTGGTCCAGGTTCTGCCGAGTAATTCGAGTCCATGCTTTCCTGAACGATTCAACTTGAACGCGTTGTCTTGCGTTTTGAAGagaaccaaaaaaaaaagaaaaagaaaaagaaaaaaaaagaaagagacaGACAAATCACAGCATTACTCGGCATACTTGGCCACGTAcataaatgttcaatttaaaaagagaTAAATGCGCCATGAATGACAACACGGTTCTGTTCTCTTCTCTGTTGCTAGATGCCTGCATTGTGCCTGTGTCTGTCCCTGTCTGTCACTTAGACTCTagacaacaacaacaacaacaacaacaacaagtacaacaacaacaacaacaacaaccaTCACTAATGAACAACCAACAACATCAACTCCAACATCAACAAAACAATCCACCGCATCTAGCGTACCAACAAGCGAATCACCACAGCTACACGACTGTAACCACGTCCAATCAGCATGGGCCCACTCCCATGGGTGCCCATCAGCAAGGTCCCGTACCACTCCACCTTCAACAGCAGGTGAGTTCACTGGCTCTATCCAGAAGTTTTCACTGGTGCTTATCGACGTGCTGCAAATTCCTCTACGCTGCAAAAAGCCTGTTGTACGATATTTCGACTGTATTTACCTATCTTTCTTTATCGATTCGCCGAGGCACGCCGAGGCTCACTGTCTCTCTATCTCTGGCTATGTTTCTCTCcaccgtttctttttcttctctgtACTTCCGTTTACGGGCGTTTCGTCGTGCACAGACGAGAGCCCGCAGAAAAGTAATCGCGACGCTCGGCTCTAATGGTCCAACAACTAAAAATCAATAAGAAATCAATC
It contains:
- the LOC128874087 gene encoding uncharacterized protein LOC128874087 isoform X1, whose protein sequence is MSFGRSCGVVPCIILSDYDGTQTDIWPESHIVIAGSQCASISKNVKPTCCGVGGGASTAPQAPQLQDTGSAVGITTSTKATIMQDPVLESIREQMRETEARKADLERQHAEAQNQLREKIAGRYQGPESVEALQSKIRELEKKTELQIVRHEELSLELTSLRRARSRGPMVGHHSAVPTTWPPAGTELDRIIAEMEQDNSASRMLHDLDHSRSTITTQQPSVSQGILRSSSENLPNLGQHQHPPHPHALSLGMSSQLGHYAGSPMPLTPMMPGCPPLTPNGPPYHYSEPIPPAPSLSTSQSQPVFQQKMQSYQQSQQTHTDLPSSHSQSALPTQQKQQQAHTHFASNQYQESYPHTQTYQQPLQQQQQQQQQHPASTTYLTSSSQSVIPHYTQPTQTAQTYQLNGSQQATTYPSLSITSHPNGTYSTGASTFNTQLSHHNFSVPQTSIPQTTLSSLPPYSTSSFHSTLGALTSVPQTVLPYSSVQSTFATSGSTYSTVGTNAFGTSGVNSGTTSTGLLQAISDPLQAMQQLSAQSQANQLQQQAIIQQIQQSLRASSPTATTTGHHYLGPRQMPKIPSSILSNPLDRLTNDNTVIEGQVDMLDIPGKGRCYVYIARFTYEPFQHSPNENPEAELPVQGGDYLLVWGQPDTDGYLDAESFDGRRGLVPANFVQKLVGDDLLEFHQAVLGLRDVDDSASTNIPQVSNCFLQDFDLELAALEEGNRNRQAELSAYAELENIAEEDEQEPPEVYLFSDLVPAPQHLTLERQLNKSVLIGWTPPENTHQLESYHVYVDGVLKVTVKATERTRALVEGVDSTRPHRISVRSVTHSRRTSRDAACTMVIGKDVALGPTAVKASNVTATSAVISWLPSNSNHQHVVCVNNVEVRTVKPGVYRHTITGLAPSTIYRVTVKAKNLRATHFEDQNTQAANNSACHVHFKTLPKGLPDPPVDIQVEAGPQDGTLLVTWQPVALNGSAVTGYAVYADGKKVTDVDSPTGDHALVDIHKLMGLNPKHITVRTKSRESQSGDSCATAIPCSVLRGGPAAHLQHGSVHMQDQGQQQQPGVGQPDDPNRMRMAGVSQRYPTIPVPSHMRRHASTRVDAHGQVIIETDENLSDKEIYPGQSMSQMGVPEITKDSASEANYSEEDDPSRRRGAPLHHGGHPRYGPQMGQQGLPGTHRSGRITGPGGRPQDPYYEQPGNQRGRGPGYRGGRGMQAQGGAGHPSSSAQQMNKRTRWFMALFNYDPKIMSPNPGACEEELPFSEGDIIKVYGEKDADGFYWGECRGRRGYVPFNMVEEIKDPNQPGQGQPDRRGRWGDIYASMPLKKMIALYDYDPNKLSPNVDSQVELAFQTGNEIYVYGDLDDDGFYMGELNGVRGLVPSNFLTEAPDQPAQGQLPPGSRRPPSQSQGPGARGPPPPPREPPPPGHRRGKDACIVPVSVPVCHLDSRQQQQQQQQQVQQQQQQQPSLMNNQQHQLQHQQNNPPHLAYQQANHHSYTTVTTSNQHGPTPMGAHQQGPVPLHLQQQGKGRGGAINRGSNVPGGMQGPGQHMQQQQDYQQQNQPYQQQQPNQQNQSYQQQQNQGYQQQGAGFGPQGQQFQQQQPQQQQQQQNQPYQQQNQGAPMQGSQSTSKPMRGIPTVLPTAQSKTQPNAGQGQQQPQQQQSTGPNLMQKFTEMAGASAGGDILSKGKELIFMKFGLGK